The Plectropomus leopardus isolate mb chromosome 14, YSFRI_Pleo_2.0, whole genome shotgun sequence DNA window ttgtttttgcagcagaattTATTTCTTGTTGACAACCTTTGAAACAGGGTAAAACAGCCAATGAAATAGTGCGTCAAAGTTACCAGATCAATGATGATGAAGTAAATGATTTTGACAAATCGTATCGCATTTGGGACAGAGAATCTCAGTACTCAGCCTATTAGGATGAAAACACTTTCATTTTCCAGGTTGTGTGTTAAGATACATCAGATGAATCTATAAAGCCTCAATGACTGTCTCAGCTGAGGGTGTAGGTATAATGGAGGGTGCCACCTTTCTCCAGGAAGCAGTTGTGCTCGTGAGTTCCCAGCTTGATCTGACGCTGGCAGACACCCAGCAGGTCATCGTGGAGGTAGTCACTGTCGTAAACCTCGAGCCTCAGTACGTCGTTCTGATGCGCCTTTAAGCTTTTGAACTCCTCCTCCCACCAGGGGTTGGCATCGTCGTTACGGATGGATGTCGTACCCAGAGTTTGTCCGCCACAGAACACCTTGGTGTAGCCGTCTGTGGTTCCCAACAAGCCAGAGGGAAGACCGCTGGCCCGCAGGTTAAAGAGCTTCAGCTCTGACTGAGCCACATTCAGACTGCACAGCACcaacaggaggagaggaagacgaGAGGCCATGGCTTCGCTGGACACTGTGGACACAGGACAATTAATCAAGACCGTAGCATGCTGTAGCATCATTTCTGCTTCGTGGATCAGCACATATTTTTCATGGATAACAATGCCATAAAAgcattttgtccaaaaatttaaacttttaatattGAACTGGgtcaaaatcctgaaaaacatttctataaaaTAACATCTACTGCTACTCTTAGTATAGTTTAGTACTATAGCAAGAGTAACAGTAGATAGTTATAGTCTAAATGGGAACATTTGTGCAGTAAAGATCAAAGAACACAAATCAGTTTGAAGAAATGTAAAGtgacaacagacaaacaaacaaacaaacaaacaaacaaacaaacaaacaaacaaaaacaa harbors:
- the LOC121953766 gene encoding perforin-1-like produces the protein MASRLPLLLLVLCSLNVAQSELKLFNLRASGLPSGLLGTTDGYTKVFCGGQTLGTTSIRNDDANPWWEEEFKSLKAHQNDVLRLEVYDSDYLHDDLLGVCQRQIKLGTHEHNCFLEKGGTLHYTYTLS